A window of the Salvelinus fontinalis isolate EN_2023a chromosome 26, ASM2944872v1, whole genome shotgun sequence genome harbors these coding sequences:
- the LOC129823701 gene encoding patched domain-containing protein 3-like gives MFIMISCWQKTNVHDSVVDRLADTYQDAAISISITTITDVLALYLGFSSPFGSVQTFCLYAGTAILFCYFYNIIFLGAFLALNGQRETSNRHWLTCVKIPVDCPPGKSRRYAICCVGGAYDHDTGTEEEQPISGFFGKYYGPFLTKKWTKASIVVLYAAYLAVSVYGCLELKEGIDLRNLASDDSYISKNYNDINAHFSHNGPNVMVAVNKSLAYWEEDQRKNLSSCITDLKKLDYVDKNFSLSWLDSFQSYANENYFDINSENTFKRNLLPFLEKRPMTRQDINFDADNNIRLSRFFLQTLNINTAKKQKDMLISLRKTAKKCPIELLVYHPSFIYLDQYTVIVDNTIQTIVVATVLMLAISLLLIPNPLCSLWVAFSIGSVIVGVAGFMALWDVSLDSISMINLIICIGFSVNFSAHVSYAFVSSTKADSNEKAVDALAHLGFPIVQGAVSTLLGVVALSFSESYIFRTFFKLIFLVITFGLVHGVAFLPVFLTFVGMCRNG, from the coding sequence ATGTTCATCATGATTTCCTGTTGGCAGAAGACCAATGTCCATGATAGCGTGGTGGATCGTCTGGCCGACACCTACCAAGATGCCGCTATCTCCATCTCTATAACCACGATAACGGATGTCCTGGCGCTGTACCTGGGCTTCAGCTCACCCTTCGGCTCTGTTCAGACCTTCTGTCTTTACGCCGGCACAGCTATCCTTTTCTGTTACTTCTACAACATCATATTCCTTGGTGCGTTCTTAGCACTGAATGGCCAGAGAGAAACTAGCAACCGGCACTGGTTGACCTGTGTGAAGATTCCAGTGGATTGTCCTCCTGGGAAGTCGAGAAGGTATGCAATCTGCTGCGTTGGTGGGGCCTATGATCATGACACCGGGACAGAGGAGGAGCAACCAATTAGCGGCTTCTTTGGGAAGTATTACGGTCCATTTCTGACCAAGAAATGGACCAAAGCGTCCATTGTGGTTCTCTACGCCGCGTATCTGGCTGTCAGCGTCTATGGATGTCTTGAACTGAAGGAGGGTATTGACCTAAGGAACCTGGCTTCAGATGATTCCTACATTTCCAAAAATTACAACGACATAAATGCGCACTTCTCTCACAATGGTCCAAACGTTATGGTAGCTGTTAATAAGTCACTTGCCTACTGGGAAGAAGACCAGCGCAAAAATCTCAGCTCCTGCATTACAGATTTAAAAAAGTTGGACTATGTTGACAAAAACTTCTCTCTTTCCTGGCTAGATTCTTTCCAAAGCTATGCAAATGAAAATTATTTTGATATAAACTCTGAAAATACCTTCAAAAGAAACCTGCTTCCCTTCTTGGAAAAACGTCCAATGACCAGGCAGGACATTAATTTCGATGCAGATAACAATATCCGTTTATCTCGCTTCTTTCTTCAGACGCTAAACATCAACACGGCAAAGAAACAGAAGGACATGCTGATAAGCCTCAGAAAAACTGCTAAAAAATGCCCCATCGAATTACTGGTTTATCATCCATCGTTTATCTACTTAGACCAGTACACTGTTATTGTGGATAACACCATCCAGACTATCGTGGTTGCCACAGTGTTGATGCTGGCGATCTCCTTACTCCTGATACCCAACCCGCTCTGTTCGCTGTGGGTGGCGTTCTCCATTGGGTCGGTAATTGTGGGTGTAGCTGGATTCATGGCACTATGGGACGTGTCCCTGGACTCAATCTCCATGATAAATCTGATCATCTGTATCGGTTTCTCCGTCAACTTTTCCGCCCATGTCTCGTATGCCTTTGTCTCGAGCACCAAGGCCGACTCGAACGAAAAGGCTGTGGATGCACTGGCCCACCTGGGGTTTCCCATAGTACAAGGAGCTGTCTCCACCCTTTTAGGGGTGGTGGCACTGTCTTTCTCAGAAAGCTACATCTTCAGGACTTTTTTCAAACTCATTTTTTTGGTTATTACGTTCGGGCTGGTTCACGGTGTTGCTTTCCTTCCTGTGTTTTTGACATTCGTTGGGATGTGCAGAAATGGATGA